A window of the Desulfobacula toluolica Tol2 genome harbors these coding sequences:
- the gspE gene encoding type II secretion system ATPase GspE, with protein sequence MKIETLSNILQNRFGIPEDMVATARESAKKQGESLQDALIRKKIAPEKLILKALELQYDIPFQEGLDVQNIRSGFTRIIPIHFFKNYYIVPLIKNDEQAEPSALEPVIVVNDPSSLQAVDDLVSILKIEKYQLVLSTKGEILSTINNLYDKKSDSAQKIVDDMEDDDSIINEIAQTSDLLDDTSDAPIIKLVNHMISQSVKAKASDIHIEPGRDSLKIRYRIDGILYDLLEPPKRIQASLITRIKVMADMDIAEKRLPQDNRIEVRIGNKTVDIRISTIPTTLGERIVLRLLDKSSSLLTLSEFGIDPDRLSLIRKLSSLPNGIILMTGPTGSGKTTTLYAMLSEINKPDINIITVEDPVEYKLEGINQIQVNPKIGLTFAKSLRSIVRQDPDVILIGEIRDHETSSIAVQSALTGHLVLSTLHTNDAASAITRLVDMGIEPFLITSAVRAVIAQRLIRVLCHECKEPCRPDALALKSIGLTEADVAQKNIFQAKGCGKCFHTGYKGRMPIFEILVIDKHHKSLILKTSDSTKIRDLALEQNMTTLLHDGIEKIFKGMTTIEEVLRVTQV encoded by the coding sequence ATGAAAATCGAAACGCTTTCCAATATACTGCAAAACCGGTTCGGCATACCAGAGGATATGGTTGCGACGGCAAGAGAGTCTGCTAAAAAGCAGGGTGAATCACTTCAGGACGCTTTGATAAGAAAAAAGATTGCCCCGGAAAAATTAATTTTAAAAGCTCTTGAGTTACAATATGATATTCCTTTTCAGGAGGGGCTGGATGTGCAAAATATCCGATCCGGCTTTACCCGGATCATTCCGATTCATTTTTTTAAAAATTATTATATCGTTCCTCTGATAAAAAACGATGAGCAAGCAGAACCGTCTGCCCTGGAACCGGTCATTGTTGTGAATGACCCCTCATCCCTGCAGGCAGTGGATGACCTGGTTTCCATATTGAAGATTGAAAAGTATCAACTGGTGCTGTCCACCAAAGGTGAGATTCTTTCGACTATTAATAATCTTTACGATAAAAAGAGTGACAGTGCCCAGAAGATTGTGGATGATATGGAAGATGATGACAGCATCATCAATGAGATTGCTCAGACGTCGGATCTGCTGGATGATACCAGTGATGCTCCCATAATCAAGCTTGTGAATCATATGATTTCCCAATCGGTGAAAGCAAAAGCCAGTGATATTCATATTGAACCGGGCCGGGACAGTTTGAAAATTCGGTATCGGATTGACGGCATCCTTTATGATCTGCTTGAGCCGCCAAAAAGGATACAGGCCTCCTTGATCACGCGGATTAAGGTCATGGCAGATATGGATATCGCGGAAAAACGGCTTCCCCAGGACAACCGCATTGAAGTACGCATTGGTAATAAAACCGTTGATATAAGGATTTCAACCATTCCAACCACTCTTGGCGAAAGGATCGTCTTACGCTTGCTGGATAAATCCAGTTCTCTTTTGACCCTGTCGGAGTTTGGTATTGATCCTGACAGGCTCAGCCTTATCCGCAAACTTTCCTCCCTGCCCAATGGTATTATCCTGATGACAGGTCCGACGGGCAGTGGAAAAACAACCACCTTGTATGCCATGCTGTCAGAAATTAACAAACCGGATATTAATATTATTACCGTGGAAGATCCGGTTGAATATAAACTTGAAGGAATTAACCAGATCCAGGTGAATCCCAAAATAGGCCTGACTTTTGCCAAAAGCCTCAGATCAATTGTTCGGCAGGACCCGGATGTGATACTGATCGGAGAGATCCGGGATCATGAGACCTCCTCCATTGCCGTGCAATCGGCTCTTACCGGCCACCTGGTGCTGTCAACCCTTCATACCAATGATGCAGCCAGTGCCATTACCCGTCTGGTGGATATGGGGATAGAACCCTTTTTGATCACTTCGGCTGTGCGGGCTGTGATTGCCCAGCGCCTTATCCGGGTGTTGTGCCATGAGTGCAAAGAACCCTGTCGTCCTGATGCTCTGGCCCTGAAAAGCATAGGTCTGACAGAGGCAGATGTTGCTCAAAAAAATATTTTCCAGGCAAAAGGGTGCGGCAAATGTTTTCATACCGGATATAAGGGACGGATGCCGATATTTGAAATTCTTGTTATAGATAAGCATCATAAATCTCTTATTTTAAAAACCTCTGATTCAACAAAAATAAGGGATCTTGCCCTTGAACAAA
- the gspD gene encoding type II secretion system secretin GspD, translated as MKLLQKNSKFLFVISVFCWIIFNLSLVVAEENKVGNKTENKSGRKAENSYKIAQNEYVAIDFNDVDIRIFIKFISELVNKNFIVDNMVKGNVNIISSGKITKQEAYKVFESVLEVNGFTVVKAGEISKIIPMQMAKSKNVETRFEKGSGGTGDKIVTQLIPLKYADTNEIKRLFVPFVSKTSVILAYEPTNTLIITDVYSNINRLMKIITAIDVKDVGQQISVIPVTYADAIKLGKTLNTLFQTKTAKGKKTALDQMVKIIPDERTNTLVLLANEFDTAKVKELVEIMDKQVPKSDSKIRVFYLENANAEELATVLQSLSGKASVQEKGKKTAPVVSDTVKITADKATNSLIIMAEKDDYPVLETIIQKLDIPRPMVYIEALIMEIRDTDDFMLGVEWMAGMSAGSVDGNDAGVYGAFTSESASNGISALPTITNNILNVPGGFALGIMAENITIGGISFPNLGAAIRAMKKNEKVQIISTPQIMTTDNEEAEISVGENIPYKTTSGSGDQNYENFEYKDVGVTLKITPQISQGRFVRLNIYQKVEKVASTEENTPTTLKRTAQTTVVVKDAATVVIGGLIGEDLTSTDYKVPCLGDIPFAGNLFKSTGRKGVKTNLYIFLTPHIIENPVEAETVYREKHKEISKVKENTIKLYRDKK; from the coding sequence AAAACAGTAAATTTTTATTCGTTATTTCAGTTTTTTGCTGGATCATTTTTAATTTAAGTCTGGTTGTTGCTGAAGAAAATAAAGTGGGAAATAAAACGGAAAATAAATCAGGAAGGAAGGCGGAAAATAGTTATAAAATAGCTCAGAATGAATATGTAGCCATTGATTTTAATGACGTGGATATAAGGATTTTTATAAAGTTTATCAGCGAATTGGTTAATAAAAATTTTATTGTTGATAACATGGTCAAAGGGAATGTGAACATTATATCTTCGGGCAAGATTACAAAGCAAGAAGCATATAAAGTATTTGAATCCGTGCTTGAAGTGAATGGGTTTACTGTGGTAAAGGCAGGTGAAATTTCAAAGATTATTCCTATGCAGATGGCCAAGTCAAAAAATGTAGAAACACGATTTGAAAAAGGTTCCGGCGGAACTGGAGATAAAATTGTGACCCAGCTGATTCCTTTAAAATACGCAGACACAAATGAAATCAAAAGGCTTTTTGTTCCATTTGTGTCAAAAACAAGTGTGATCCTGGCATACGAGCCTACAAATACCCTGATTATAACGGATGTGTATTCAAATATTAACCGGCTGATGAAAATCATTACAGCCATTGATGTAAAAGATGTGGGGCAACAGATATCTGTGATACCGGTCACCTATGCCGATGCCATCAAGCTTGGGAAAACACTGAATACGCTTTTCCAGACAAAAACAGCAAAAGGCAAAAAGACAGCCTTGGATCAGATGGTCAAAATCATACCTGATGAACGAACAAACACACTTGTTCTCCTGGCCAACGAGTTTGATACGGCCAAGGTCAAAGAACTGGTAGAGATCATGGATAAGCAGGTGCCTAAAAGCGATTCAAAAATCCGTGTTTTTTATCTTGAGAATGCAAACGCAGAAGAGCTGGCAACCGTACTTCAGTCGCTTTCCGGCAAAGCATCTGTCCAGGAAAAAGGAAAAAAAACAGCCCCGGTGGTGTCTGATACAGTTAAAATTACAGCGGATAAGGCCACCAACAGCCTGATTATCATGGCTGAAAAAGATGATTATCCTGTGCTGGAAACCATTATACAAAAGCTCGATATCCCCAGGCCAATGGTCTATATTGAAGCCTTGATCATGGAGATACGGGATACGGATGACTTTATGCTGGGGGTTGAATGGATGGCCGGAATGTCTGCCGGCAGTGTTGATGGAAATGATGCCGGTGTTTATGGAGCATTTACCAGTGAAAGTGCAAGCAATGGAATTTCTGCTTTGCCGACCATTACCAATAATATTCTTAATGTTCCCGGCGGTTTTGCCCTGGGAATCATGGCGGAAAATATAACCATTGGCGGGATTTCCTTCCCCAATCTTGGCGCTGCTATTCGGGCCATGAAAAAAAATGAAAAAGTGCAGATTATTTCCACCCCTCAGATCATGACCACGGATAATGAGGAGGCTGAGATCAGTGTGGGTGAAAATATTCCGTATAAGACAACCAGCGGTTCAGGTGATCAAAATTATGAAAATTTTGAATACAAAGACGTGGGTGTTACTCTGAAAATCACACCCCAGATAAGCCAGGGGCGTTTTGTCAGGCTGAATATTTATCAAAAGGTTGAAAAGGTTGCATCAACTGAAGAAAACACCCCCACAACCTTGAAACGAACGGCTCAAACCACGGTTGTGGTAAAGGATGCAGCTACCGTTGTTATTGGAGGATTGATCGGGGAAGACCTGACATCAACTGATTATAAGGTACCTTGTCTCGGGGATATTCCATTTGCTGGGAATTTGTTTAAATCAACCGGCAGGAAAGGGGTCAAGACAAATCTGTATATTTTTTTGACTCCTCATATTATTGAGAATCCTGTTGAGGCGGAAACCGTGTACCGGGAAAAACATAAAGAGATTTCAAAGGTCAAGGAGAACACCATTAAATTATACAGGGATAAAAAATAG